A genomic segment from Amycolatopsis camponoti encodes:
- a CDS encoding glycoside hydrolase family 15 protein, with the protein MRKLMFGALAGLLVTGLIPGIAVAQGEAPGAPGAHPSWLPANKTGFGTAHDRSSNVWFTLQGGQMSEVYYPDLSTPSVRSMNFVVTDGRSFADLDYAEKAQQVRRTDDNSLTYEQTITDDQHRWRLRKTYVTDPAATTVLVDVDFQSLTGRPYQLYAVADPDLTNDGSDDSAVRKGDALTAQDATNAAALTAKPAFTKTSVGYAGASDGNTQLTKTFKLNSYDTAAKGNVVLTGQTSADGVRNRHVTLALGMGAKAADALGSAQASQRRGVRDITRAYDRGWEQYLRGVSKPPSSLKTDAERDLYKASMLTLAASEDKHHPGAFIASPSMPWRFGNNDPEWSPSGTYHLVWPRDLYQIATGLAAGGDQPAANRAVSYMFGTQQQADGHMPQNSRVDGVPYWTSIQLDETAFPIVLAQQLGRTDLWPGVRKAADFIIGYVGPNGQRAPYTQQERWEEQDGWSPSTIASVIAGLVCAADLASHNGAPADAARYLAAADKFKADLPKQTITTNGPLSKDPYFVRLTKDADANAGTTYNLGNSSVTMDQRAVTDAGFLDLVRLGVYRADDPVIRNSIRVTDKDIAFTTPTGQFWHRYTKDGYGEQADGSPWDYTFPAESRTTFGRLWPLLAGERGEYELTLGDPASAARRLRDLGRVSSSAETMPEQVWDENAPSGQPGFPTGTPNTSATPLAWTHAQYVRLAWDVKAGSVLETPKVVRCHFLGC; encoded by the coding sequence ATGCGCAAACTCATGTTCGGCGCCCTCGCCGGGCTGCTGGTCACCGGCCTGATACCGGGGATCGCGGTGGCACAGGGCGAGGCTCCCGGCGCCCCGGGCGCCCATCCCAGCTGGCTGCCCGCGAACAAGACCGGCTTCGGCACGGCTCACGACCGCTCGTCCAACGTCTGGTTCACGCTCCAAGGCGGCCAGATGTCCGAGGTCTACTACCCGGACCTGTCGACGCCGAGCGTCCGTTCGATGAACTTCGTCGTCACGGACGGTCGCAGCTTCGCCGACCTCGACTACGCCGAGAAGGCGCAGCAGGTGCGGCGGACCGACGACAACAGCCTGACCTACGAGCAGACGATCACCGACGACCAGCACCGCTGGCGCCTGCGCAAGACCTACGTCACCGACCCGGCCGCCACGACGGTGCTGGTGGACGTCGACTTCCAGTCGCTCACCGGGCGTCCCTACCAGCTCTACGCGGTCGCCGACCCGGACCTGACCAACGACGGCTCCGACGACTCGGCCGTGCGCAAGGGCGACGCGCTCACCGCGCAGGACGCCACGAACGCCGCCGCGCTCACCGCGAAGCCCGCGTTCACGAAGACCAGCGTCGGCTACGCGGGCGCGTCCGACGGGAACACGCAGCTCACCAAGACCTTCAAGCTGAACTCCTACGACACCGCCGCGAAGGGCAATGTCGTGCTGACCGGGCAGACGAGCGCCGACGGCGTCCGCAACCGGCACGTCACCCTGGCGCTCGGCATGGGCGCGAAGGCCGCCGACGCGCTCGGCAGCGCGCAGGCGTCGCAGCGACGCGGCGTCCGCGACATCACCCGCGCGTACGACCGTGGCTGGGAGCAGTACCTGCGCGGCGTCAGCAAGCCGCCGTCGTCGCTGAAGACCGACGCCGAGCGCGACCTCTACAAGGCGTCGATGCTGACCCTCGCCGCGAGCGAGGACAAGCACCACCCGGGCGCCTTCATCGCGTCGCCGAGCATGCCGTGGCGGTTCGGGAACAACGACCCGGAGTGGTCGCCGTCGGGCACCTACCACCTGGTCTGGCCGCGTGACCTCTACCAGATCGCGACCGGCCTGGCCGCCGGTGGCGACCAGCCCGCCGCGAACCGCGCGGTGAGCTACATGTTCGGCACGCAGCAGCAGGCCGACGGGCACATGCCGCAGAACAGCCGCGTCGACGGCGTCCCGTACTGGACGTCGATCCAGCTCGACGAAACCGCTTTCCCGATCGTGCTGGCCCAGCAGCTCGGGCGGACCGACCTGTGGCCCGGCGTCCGGAAGGCCGCCGACTTCATCATCGGCTACGTCGGCCCGAACGGGCAGCGGGCGCCGTACACCCAGCAGGAGCGCTGGGAGGAGCAGGACGGCTGGTCGCCCTCGACCATCGCCTCGGTGATCGCCGGGCTCGTCTGCGCCGCGGACCTCGCGTCGCACAACGGCGCTCCGGCGGACGCCGCCCGCTACCTCGCGGCGGCCGACAAGTTCAAGGCCGACCTGCCGAAGCAGACGATCACCACGAACGGGCCGCTGTCGAAGGACCCGTACTTCGTCCGGCTCACCAAGGACGCCGACGCGAACGCCGGGACGACGTACAACCTCGGCAACTCGAGCGTCACGATGGACCAGCGCGCGGTCACCGACGCGGGCTTCCTCGACCTCGTCCGGCTCGGCGTCTACCGGGCCGACGATCCGGTGATCCGCAACAGCATCAGGGTCACCGACAAGGACATCGCGTTCACGACGCCGACCGGGCAGTTCTGGCACCGGTACACGAAGGACGGCTACGGCGAGCAGGCCGACGGTTCGCCGTGGGACTACACGTTCCCGGCCGAGAGCCGCACCACGTTCGGGCGGTTGTGGCCGCTGCTCGCCGGCGAGCGCGGCGAGTACGAGCTGACGCTCGGCGACCCGGCGTCGGCCGCGCGGCGGCTGCGTGACCTCGGCCGCGTGAGCAGCTCGGCGGAGACCATGCCGGAGCAGGTGTGGGACGAGAACGCGCCGTCCGGTCAGCCGGGCTTCCCGACGGGCACGCCGAACACCTCGGCGACCCCGCTGGCCTGGACGCACGCGCAGTACGTGCGGCTGGCTTGGGACGTCAAGGCGGGCTCGGTGCTGGAGACGCCGAAGGTGGTCCGCTGCCACTTCCTCGGCTGCTGA
- a CDS encoding peptide deformylase, giving the protein MTIHPIVIAGEPVLHQPTREITEFDEKLRTLTDDMFETMYAAEGVGLAANQIGLDLRVFVYDCPDDEGVRHKGLVVNPKLETSEIPETMPDPDDDWEGCLSAPGESYPTGRAKWAKVTGFDLDGNPIEVEGTGYFARCLQHETDHLDGFIYLDRLVGRHARAAKKMLKSNKWGVPGNSWLPPKTPEDDGAVI; this is encoded by the coding sequence GTGACCATCCACCCCATCGTGATCGCCGGCGAACCCGTGCTGCACCAGCCGACTCGGGAGATCACCGAGTTCGACGAGAAGCTGCGCACGCTCACCGACGACATGTTCGAGACGATGTACGCCGCCGAGGGCGTCGGCCTCGCGGCCAACCAGATCGGCCTCGACCTGCGGGTGTTCGTGTACGACTGCCCGGACGACGAAGGCGTGCGGCACAAGGGCCTCGTCGTGAACCCGAAGCTCGAGACGTCGGAGATCCCGGAGACCATGCCGGACCCGGACGACGACTGGGAGGGCTGCCTGTCGGCGCCCGGCGAGTCGTACCCGACGGGCCGCGCGAAGTGGGCGAAGGTGACCGGTTTCGACCTCGACGGCAACCCGATCGAGGTCGAGGGCACCGGTTACTTCGCGCGGTGCCTGCAGCACGAAACCGACCACCTGGACGGCTTCATCTACCTCGACCGCCTGGTCGGGCGGCACGCGCGCGCGGCCAAGAAGATGCTGAAGTCCAACAAGTGGGGCGTCCCCGGCAACTCGTGGCTGCCCCCGAAGACCCCCGAGGACGACGGCGCCGTCATCTGA
- a CDS encoding DUF3263 domain-containing protein produces MDAAESMAEPQPSPPKPVPGLTEREVEILAFERQWWRHAGAKENAIRERFDLSATRYYQLLNKLLEKPEAIEADPMLVKRLRKTRATRQRKRGARRLGIELK; encoded by the coding sequence ATGGACGCCGCGGAGTCGATGGCTGAGCCGCAGCCGTCGCCGCCGAAGCCCGTGCCCGGCCTGACCGAACGCGAGGTCGAGATCCTCGCCTTCGAGCGCCAGTGGTGGCGACACGCCGGGGCGAAGGAGAACGCCATCCGCGAGCGCTTCGACTTGTCTGCCACGCGCTACTACCAGCTGCTCAACAAGCTGCTGGAGAAGCCGGAGGCGATCGAAGCCGACCCGATGCTGGTGAAGCGGCTGCGCAAGACGCGCGCCACCCGCCAGCGCAAGCGTGGCGCCCGGCGACTGGGGATCGAGCTGAAATGA
- a CDS encoding LytR C-terminal domain-containing protein, whose product MSVFSGMSRPMKAAGVVLIGVAIIAAVIGGVTALSGDGSNEAGPSGTSSTPPGTSGSSSAPTSPSSPPPSSTSTNPPSPTPPPTSPAPGQPTTGQPGQPGDQQASNKWVTVRVFNNSTIKGLAARAKDDFAGSGWNVTEVSNYSQGVIPATTAYYRPGTDEEAAAKQLAQEFGFKAEPRFAGIQDATPGVIVIVTNNYESGHKGS is encoded by the coding sequence ATGAGCGTGTTTTCGGGAATGTCCCGGCCGATGAAGGCTGCGGGCGTCGTCCTGATCGGGGTGGCGATCATCGCCGCGGTCATCGGCGGCGTCACCGCGCTGAGTGGTGACGGGTCGAACGAAGCCGGGCCGAGCGGCACGTCGTCGACGCCGCCGGGCACGTCCGGCAGCTCGTCGGCGCCGACCTCACCGTCCTCGCCGCCGCCGAGCTCGACGTCGACGAACCCGCCGTCGCCCACGCCGCCGCCGACCTCACCGGCGCCCGGCCAGCCGACGACGGGTCAGCCGGGGCAGCCGGGTGACCAGCAGGCGTCCAACAAGTGGGTCACCGTCCGGGTGTTCAACAACTCGACGATCAAGGGCCTCGCCGCGCGCGCGAAGGACGACTTCGCCGGCTCGGGCTGGAACGTCACCGAGGTCAGCAACTACTCGCAGGGCGTCATCCCGGCGACCACGGCGTACTACCGCCCGGGCACCGATGAGGAAGCAGCGGCCAAGCAGCTGGCGCAGGAGTTCGGCTTCAAGGCCGAGCCCCGCTTCGCCGGCATCCAGGACGCGACCCCGGGCGTGATCGTCATCGTGACGAACAACTACGAATCCGGCCACAAGGGCAGCTGA
- a CDS encoding AAA family ATPase, with amino-acid sequence MSHPQITLTVRHTPSALDTRRGVVRLHPEVLDALGLRAWDAVHLTGARVSAALAAPTDEADVPGIVLTDDVTMSNLGVTEGAEIVVAPADVAAARTVTVAGSRLASVSVSPHMLRLALIGKVLTVGDAVSLLPQDLAPTPGSDPAGLRGQLSRAIGATWTNELLTVTATEPAGPVAVGPSTVVVWRDGARPAPEPATPRAATALVRTSAVTAAEEWIDAEVVEDEVVIVESVEQVVPLADLIGAEAPARKLAEWFDLAFHRPELLARLGAPAHLGVLLSGPEGVGKATLVHSVANEAGIRVVPVAAPNLSVLDPNVAVSRLREAIRAAEGPTVLLLTDVDALLPAATPPPVATVVLEELRTALRRERFAVVATTARAESADPRLRAADLLDRELGLALPDAKTRRELLNVLLRDVPLDTGIDCGVLAERTPGFVAADLIALRRDAALRAALRQREADEPRISQQDLLDALATVRPVSMSTSDNLATGGLTLDDVGNMVDVKQSLTEAVLWPLRYPDSFARLGVEPPRGVLLYGPPGGGKTFLVRALAGTGALNVFAVKGAELMDKWVGESERAVRELFRRAAEAAPSLIFLDEIDALAPRRGQSSDSGVADRVVAALLTELDGVEPMREVVVLGATNRPELVDPALLRPGRLERRVYVPPPDAEARTAILVASSKNTPLASDVDLAEVASTLDGYSAADCAALIREAALTAMRESLEAREVTAAHLDAARKTVRPSLDPAQLATLEAYAKNQAGE; translated from the coding sequence GTGAGCCACCCGCAGATCACGCTGACCGTCCGGCACACGCCGTCCGCGCTGGACACCCGCCGCGGTGTCGTCCGGCTGCACCCCGAAGTCCTCGACGCGCTCGGCCTGCGGGCCTGGGACGCCGTGCACCTCACCGGCGCCCGGGTCAGCGCCGCCCTCGCCGCGCCCACCGACGAGGCCGACGTGCCCGGCATCGTCCTCACCGACGACGTCACCATGTCGAACCTCGGCGTCACCGAGGGCGCCGAGATCGTGGTCGCCCCCGCCGACGTCGCCGCGGCCAGGACGGTCACCGTCGCCGGGTCGCGGCTGGCCAGCGTCTCGGTCAGCCCGCACATGCTGCGGCTCGCCCTCATCGGCAAGGTGCTCACCGTCGGCGACGCCGTTTCCCTGCTGCCGCAGGACCTCGCGCCGACGCCGGGGTCCGACCCGGCCGGCCTGCGCGGCCAGCTGTCCCGCGCGATCGGCGCGACCTGGACGAACGAGCTGCTCACCGTCACCGCGACCGAGCCGGCCGGCCCCGTCGCGGTCGGACCGTCCACTGTGGTCGTCTGGCGGGACGGCGCCCGCCCGGCGCCCGAGCCCGCCACGCCCCGGGCGGCGACCGCACTCGTCCGCACCTCCGCCGTCACCGCGGCCGAGGAGTGGATCGACGCGGAGGTCGTCGAAGACGAAGTGGTGATCGTGGAGAGCGTCGAGCAGGTCGTGCCGCTGGCCGACCTCATCGGCGCCGAGGCGCCCGCGCGCAAGCTCGCCGAGTGGTTCGACCTGGCCTTCCACCGGCCCGAGCTGCTGGCCCGGCTGGGTGCGCCGGCCCACCTCGGCGTCCTGCTGTCCGGCCCCGAGGGCGTCGGCAAGGCGACGCTCGTCCATTCGGTCGCGAACGAAGCCGGCATCCGCGTGGTGCCGGTGGCCGCCCCGAACCTCTCGGTCCTGGACCCGAACGTCGCGGTCTCGCGCCTGCGCGAAGCGATCCGCGCGGCGGAGGGGCCCACGGTGCTGCTGCTCACCGACGTCGACGCGCTGCTGCCCGCGGCCACGCCGCCGCCGGTCGCCACCGTCGTGCTGGAGGAGCTGCGGACGGCGCTGCGGCGCGAACGCTTCGCCGTCGTCGCGACGACGGCCCGTGCGGAGTCCGCCGACCCGCGGCTGCGCGCCGCCGACCTGCTGGACCGCGAGCTCGGCCTCGCGCTGCCGGACGCCAAAACCCGCCGCGAGCTGCTGAACGTCCTCCTCCGCGACGTCCCGCTCGACACGGGCATCGACTGCGGCGTCCTGGCCGAGCGGACGCCGGGGTTCGTCGCCGCCGACCTGATCGCGCTGCGGCGGGACGCGGCGCTGCGAGCCGCGCTGCGCCAGCGTGAGGCGGACGAGCCGCGGATCTCGCAGCAGGACCTCCTGGACGCGCTGGCCACCGTCCGCCCGGTGTCGATGTCCACTTCGGACAACCTCGCCACCGGCGGGCTGACCCTGGACGACGTCGGCAACATGGTCGACGTCAAGCAGTCGCTCACCGAGGCGGTGCTGTGGCCGCTGCGGTACCCGGACTCGTTCGCCCGCCTGGGCGTCGAACCGCCGCGCGGCGTACTGCTCTACGGCCCGCCCGGTGGCGGCAAGACGTTCCTCGTGCGCGCGCTGGCCGGCACCGGCGCGCTGAACGTCTTCGCGGTCAAGGGCGCCGAGCTGATGGACAAGTGGGTCGGCGAGTCGGAGCGCGCCGTGCGGGAGCTGTTCCGCCGGGCCGCCGAAGCCGCGCCGTCGCTGATCTTCCTCGACGAGATCGACGCGCTCGCCCCTCGCCGCGGCCAGTCGTCGGACTCGGGTGTCGCCGATCGGGTGGTCGCGGCGCTGCTGACCGAGCTCGACGGCGTCGAGCCGATGCGCGAGGTCGTCGTCCTGGGCGCGACGAACCGGCCCGAGCTGGTCGACCCCGCGCTGCTGCGGCCGGGCCGGCTCGAGCGGCGCGTCTACGTGCCGCCGCCGGACGCCGAAGCCCGCACCGCGATCCTCGTGGCCAGCTCGAAGAACACGCCGCTGGCCTCCGATGTGGACCTCGCCGAGGTCGCGTCCACTCTGGACGGTTACTCGGCCGCCGACTGCGCGGCGCTCATCCGCGAGGCGGCGCTGACGGCGATGCGCGAGTCCCTGGAGGCCCGCGAAGTCACGGCGGCGCACCTGGACGCGGCCCGCAAGACGGTCCGGCCGAGCCTCGACCCGGCCCAGCTCGCGACCCTCGAGGCCTACGCGAAAAACCAGGCCGGCGAGTGA
- the pssA gene encoding CDP-diacylglycerol--serine O-phosphatidyltransferase: MVRVTTPGVRLLPNAITVLALCAGLSAVQFALTKNFAMAIASIGIAAVLDSLDGRIARLLDATSKMGAELDSLSDGISFGVAPALVIYVWQTGADRIGWVASLIFAVCMILRLARFNTLLDDTEQPAYASEFFVGVPAPAGGLLGMLPLVAYLQWGEGWWSSQYVVWAWTIAIAALLISRIPTLSLKTVKAPAKAIAPLLLGVALLAAAIIQFPLVALLAAMILYLAHIPYAVYRHRWLAAHPEAWTVPPRERRAIRRASPRRLGLRRPLRRRVAGAAMRAVRLPRTGEPMRTPRETSQNGNGQRRRSWRQIGLRRK; encoded by the coding sequence ATGGTCCGCGTGACCACCCCGGGCGTCCGGCTGCTGCCGAACGCCATCACCGTGCTCGCCCTGTGCGCGGGCCTGTCGGCCGTGCAGTTCGCGCTGACGAAGAACTTCGCGATGGCGATCGCCTCGATCGGCATCGCGGCGGTGCTCGACAGCCTGGACGGCCGGATCGCCCGCCTGCTCGACGCGACGTCGAAGATGGGCGCGGAGCTGGATTCGCTGTCCGACGGCATCTCGTTCGGCGTGGCGCCGGCGCTGGTCATCTACGTGTGGCAGACGGGCGCGGACCGGATCGGCTGGGTGGCGTCGCTGATCTTCGCCGTCTGCATGATCCTGCGGCTGGCGCGGTTCAACACGCTGCTGGACGACACCGAGCAGCCGGCGTACGCGAGCGAGTTCTTCGTCGGCGTCCCGGCGCCCGCGGGCGGGCTGCTGGGGATGCTGCCGCTGGTGGCGTACCTGCAGTGGGGCGAGGGCTGGTGGTCTTCGCAGTACGTCGTGTGGGCGTGGACGATCGCCATCGCGGCACTGCTGATCAGCCGGATCCCGACGCTGTCGCTGAAGACGGTCAAGGCCCCGGCCAAGGCGATCGCGCCGCTGCTGCTCGGCGTGGCCCTGCTGGCCGCGGCGATCATCCAGTTCCCGCTGGTCGCGCTGCTCGCGGCGATGATCCTGTACCTGGCGCACATCCCGTACGCGGTCTACCGGCACCGCTGGCTGGCCGCGCACCCGGAGGCCTGGACCGTCCCGCCGCGCGAGCGCCGCGCGATCCGCCGGGCCTCCCCGCGCCGCCTGGGCCTGCGGCGCCCGCTGCGCCGCCGGGTCGCGGGCGCGGCGATGCGCGCGGTCCGCCTCCCCCGCACCGGCGAGCCGATGCGCACCCCCCGCGAAACCTCCCAGAACGGCAACGGCCAGCGCCGCCGCTCCTGGCGCCAGATCGGCCTCCGCCGCAAGTAG
- a CDS encoding phosphatidylserine decarboxylase, which translates to MSGTRPDSAGNPVAHAVQLARETLPPMHPAGRPFVAGGVAATLLARRFSKRLGVLGALTTVAMAAFFREPKRVPPPRDGVALASADGLVSLIEEAVPPAELGLPAEPRMRVSVFLSVFDVHVQRVPANGVIERVAYRPGKFLSADLDKASDDNERNSVLMRTEDGHELVVVQIAGLVARRILCEIREGDKVGAASTYGIIRFGSRVDLYLPPGSRVLVAKGQRTVGGETVIAELPASPVSLSEG; encoded by the coding sequence ATGAGCGGCACCCGGCCGGATTCCGCCGGCAACCCCGTCGCGCACGCCGTCCAGCTCGCCCGCGAGACGCTGCCGCCGATGCACCCGGCCGGCCGCCCGTTCGTGGCGGGCGGGGTCGCCGCGACGCTGCTCGCGCGCCGGTTCTCCAAGCGTCTCGGCGTCCTCGGTGCGCTCACGACGGTGGCCATGGCCGCGTTCTTCCGCGAGCCCAAGCGGGTCCCGCCGCCGCGTGACGGCGTCGCGCTCGCTTCGGCCGACGGTCTCGTGTCGCTGATCGAGGAAGCCGTCCCGCCCGCCGAGCTGGGCCTGCCGGCCGAGCCGCGGATGCGCGTGTCGGTGTTCCTCTCGGTGTTCGACGTGCACGTCCAGCGCGTGCCGGCGAACGGCGTGATCGAGCGCGTCGCCTACCGCCCGGGCAAGTTCCTCTCCGCCGACCTGGACAAGGCCAGCGACGACAACGAACGCAACTCCGTGCTGATGCGCACCGAAGACGGCCACGAGCTCGTCGTCGTGCAGATCGCCGGGCTGGTCGCCCGCCGCATCCTCTGCGAGATCCGCGAGGGCGACAAGGTCGGCGCCGCCTCGACCTACGGCATCATCCGCTTCGGCTCGCGGGTCGACCTCTACCTCCCGCCGGGCTCGCGCGTGCTGGTCGCCAAGGGCCAGCGCACGGTCGGCGGCGAGACCGTGATCGCCGAACTCCCCGCCTCGCCTGTGTCGCTTTCGGAAGGCTGA
- a CDS encoding GlsB/YeaQ/YmgE family stress response membrane protein, translated as MGFVAWVIFGAIVGWAGNLVVGGRDRRRQGCLVSVLVGVIGAALGGLLYRLATGQSKTFDFDFPSFGVAVLGAVVLLAILRLVSGLGRRPGDRS; from the coding sequence ATGGGTTTCGTCGCATGGGTGATCTTCGGGGCGATCGTCGGCTGGGCCGGGAACCTCGTCGTCGGCGGCCGGGACCGGCGCCGGCAAGGCTGCCTGGTCAGCGTGCTCGTCGGCGTGATCGGGGCGGCCCTGGGCGGGCTGCTCTACCGGCTCGCGACCGGCCAGTCGAAGACGTTCGACTTCGACTTCCCCAGCTTCGGCGTGGCCGTCCTCGGCGCCGTCGTGCTGCTGGCGATCCTGCGGCTCGTGAGCGGTCTCGGCCGTCGTCCGGGCGACCGTTCGTAA
- a CDS encoding ArsR/SmtB family transcription factor — MSDEVRDIRDSKVLAAVSHPLRRRLMELLHLDGPATASMLAGKTDQAVGNISHHMKVLAAAKLVEVAPELARDQRERWWKRSAKTLRWAAADFPDDPVAEAAEVLTLDHQMAVAREWLATRETYPPEWRGVAFSTDTWMRLSAAELEELNERVLLLLAEFEDRTEPGDGVERRPVFFAARASLGKP; from the coding sequence ATGAGCGACGAGGTCCGGGACATCCGGGATTCGAAGGTGCTGGCGGCGGTTTCACACCCGCTCCGGCGACGGCTGATGGAGCTGCTCCACCTCGACGGCCCGGCGACGGCGTCGATGCTGGCCGGCAAGACCGACCAGGCGGTCGGCAACATCAGCCACCACATGAAGGTGCTGGCCGCGGCCAAGCTGGTCGAAGTGGCGCCCGAGCTGGCGCGCGACCAGCGGGAACGCTGGTGGAAACGATCCGCGAAGACCCTCCGGTGGGCGGCCGCGGACTTCCCGGACGACCCGGTCGCCGAGGCCGCCGAAGTGTTGACCCTCGACCACCAGATGGCGGTCGCGCGCGAGTGGCTCGCGACGCGCGAGACCTACCCGCCGGAGTGGCGGGGCGTGGCGTTCAGCACCGACACCTGGATGCGCCTGTCCGCCGCCGAGCTCGAAGAGCTCAACGAGCGGGTCCTGCTGCTGCTGGCCGAGTTCGAGGACCGCACCGAACCCGGTGACGGCGTCGAGCGCCGACCGGTCTTCTTCGCCGCGCGGGCTTCGCTGGGCAAGCCGTGA
- a CDS encoding MFS transporter, giving the protein MKGLWGNRDFRLLWTGETTSMLGSMVASTALPLVAVLTLQASTFQVGVLTAVAWLPWLVVGLPAGAWVDRLPKRPVMLVCNTVSMAVFGSVPAVAAFGVLTMPYLLGAALLGGTAKVFFSLAYRAYLPALVGQDELLGANAKIQGSESATQVAGPGLAGLLAQAFGPVSGILADAVSFGISVLCVRAIRVRETVVPLERTPLRSQIAEGLRFVAGDRYLRSMMAFAAASNLALTGYTSIQIVFLSRTLGAGPGLVGLVLASAATGGVLGAMLAARLGARFGAARAFLLCEAFAAPMMLLGPLAGPGAGLVLFVLADFGVCAGVVASNVLTATFRQRYCPPELFGRITSSASLVAYGTIPLAGVLGGALGEAIGVRETLWVAAVLLIAALPLLAPYRKLRDFPVRAAGRPPRRQPLPL; this is encoded by the coding sequence GTGAAGGGGCTCTGGGGGAACAGGGACTTCCGGCTGCTCTGGACCGGCGAGACCACGAGCATGCTCGGCAGCATGGTCGCGAGCACGGCGTTGCCGCTGGTCGCGGTGCTCACGCTGCAGGCGAGCACCTTCCAGGTCGGCGTGCTGACCGCGGTCGCGTGGCTGCCGTGGCTGGTGGTCGGGCTGCCCGCCGGCGCGTGGGTCGACCGGCTGCCGAAGCGGCCGGTGATGCTGGTCTGCAACACGGTGTCGATGGCGGTGTTCGGCAGCGTCCCGGCCGTGGCGGCCTTCGGCGTGCTGACCATGCCGTACCTGCTGGGCGCGGCTCTGCTCGGCGGTACCGCGAAGGTCTTCTTCAGCCTCGCCTACCGCGCGTACCTCCCGGCGCTGGTGGGCCAGGACGAGCTCCTGGGCGCCAACGCCAAGATCCAAGGCAGCGAGTCCGCGACGCAGGTCGCCGGGCCGGGCCTGGCCGGGCTGCTGGCGCAGGCGTTCGGCCCGGTCAGCGGGATCCTCGCGGACGCGGTCAGCTTCGGGATCTCCGTGCTGTGCGTGCGAGCGATCCGGGTGCGCGAGACGGTCGTCCCGCTCGAGCGCACGCCGTTGCGCAGCCAGATCGCCGAAGGGCTGCGGTTCGTCGCCGGTGACCGGTACCTGCGGTCGATGATGGCCTTCGCCGCCGCCTCGAACCTCGCGCTCACCGGGTACACGTCGATCCAGATCGTGTTCCTGTCCCGCACGCTCGGCGCGGGTCCCGGCCTCGTCGGCCTGGTCCTGGCTTCGGCCGCGACGGGCGGGGTGCTCGGCGCGATGCTGGCCGCCCGGCTCGGCGCGCGCTTCGGCGCCGCGCGGGCGTTCCTGCTCTGCGAGGCCTTCGCGGCCCCGATGATGCTGCTCGGCCCGCTCGCCGGACCGGGCGCCGGCCTGGTGCTGTTCGTGCTCGCGGACTTCGGCGTCTGTGCCGGCGTCGTCGCCTCGAACGTGCTGACCGCGACGTTCCGGCAGCGCTACTGCCCGCCCGAGCTGTTCGGCCGGATCACCTCGAGCGCTTCCCTCGTCGCCTACGGGACGATCCCGCTGGCCGGGGTGCTCGGCGGTGCGCTGGGCGAGGCGATCGGCGTCCGCGAGACGCTCTGGGTCGCCGCTGTGCTGCTGATCGCGGCGCTCCCGCTGCTCGCGCCGTACCGGAAGCTGCGCGACTTCCCGGTCAGAGCAGCAGGACGTCCACCTCGTCGCCAACCGCTGCCGTTGTGA